In one Sphingomonas hankookensis genomic region, the following are encoded:
- a CDS encoding short-chain fatty acid transporter produces the protein MSEPPETPMTAAAPATDGRLARIALRFTEWAERWFPDAFVFVALAVVVVAAAVLANGAPVASVAKSFGDGFWTLIPFTMQMVFVAIGGYVVATSAPMQRLIDRLALIPKSGRGAIGLIAIATMLSSLLSWGLSLIFGGLLTRAVARRTELRMDYRAGGAAAYLGLGATWAMGLSSSSAQLQANPASLPPGLLPITGVIPFSQTIFLWQSMLIAAILVVVSTVIAVASAPGRDSAVTAQDMGIDPAREDDALPPRTQPGEWLEHAPLLTVLIGLLAAGWLVQEFARQPWMIAISNLNTYNFLFLMAGLVLHWRPKRFLNALARSVPATAGILIQYPFYAAIAAMMTTARSADGSTLSDVIAHAFVSLNTAETFPITMGVYSAILGFFIPSGGGKWLLEAPYVMQAANDLQVHLGWAVQIYNASEALPNLINPFWMLPLLGILGLKARDIVGFSFLQLIVHLPLVLFLLWALAFTLPYTPPVMP, from the coding sequence ATGTCCGAACCACCGGAGACGCCGATGACCGCCGCCGCCCCCGCCACCGATGGCCGCCTTGCCCGGATCGCCCTGCGCTTCACCGAATGGGCCGAACGCTGGTTTCCCGATGCCTTCGTGTTCGTCGCGTTGGCGGTGGTCGTCGTCGCCGCGGCGGTGCTGGCCAATGGCGCGCCGGTGGCGTCGGTTGCGAAGAGCTTCGGTGACGGCTTCTGGACGCTGATCCCGTTCACCATGCAGATGGTGTTCGTCGCCATCGGCGGCTATGTCGTCGCGACCTCCGCGCCGATGCAGCGGCTGATCGATCGGCTGGCGCTGATCCCGAAGAGCGGACGCGGCGCAATCGGGCTGATCGCCATCGCTACGATGCTGTCCTCGCTGCTCAGCTGGGGCTTGAGCCTGATCTTCGGCGGCCTGCTCACCCGTGCAGTGGCGCGGCGGACCGAGTTGCGCATGGATTACCGCGCAGGCGGGGCGGCGGCCTATCTCGGCCTCGGCGCGACCTGGGCGATGGGACTGTCGTCGTCGTCAGCGCAGCTACAGGCGAACCCGGCCAGCCTGCCACCGGGGCTGCTGCCGATCACCGGCGTCATCCCGTTCAGCCAGACGATCTTCCTGTGGCAATCGATGCTGATCGCCGCGATCCTGGTCGTGGTGTCGACGGTGATCGCGGTCGCTTCCGCCCCCGGTCGCGACAGCGCGGTGACCGCGCAGGACATGGGGATCGATCCGGCACGCGAGGACGACGCACTGCCGCCGCGGACCCAGCCCGGCGAATGGCTGGAACATGCGCCGCTGCTGACCGTGCTGATCGGGCTGCTGGCGGCCGGATGGCTGGTGCAGGAGTTCGCGCGGCAACCGTGGATGATCGCCATCTCCAACCTCAACACCTACAACTTCCTGTTCCTGATGGCGGGGCTGGTGCTGCACTGGCGGCCCAAACGCTTCCTGAACGCGCTCGCCCGGTCGGTGCCGGCGACGGCGGGCATCCTGATCCAATACCCTTTCTATGCCGCGATCGCCGCGATGATGACGACCGCCAGGAGCGCCGACGGATCGACCCTGTCCGACGTCATCGCCCATGCCTTCGTGTCGCTGAACACCGCCGAGACCTTCCCGATCACCATGGGCGTCTATTCGGCGATCCTCGGCTTCTTCATCCCCTCGGGCGGCGGCAAGTGGTTGCTGGAGGCGCCCTATGTGATGCAGGCGGCGAACGACCTGCAGGTCCATCTCGGCTGGGCGGTGCAGATCTACAATGCGTCGGAGGCGCTGCCGAACCTCATCAATCCGTTCTGGATGCTGCCCTTGCTGGGCATTCTCGGGCTGAAGGCGCGCGACATTGTCGGGTTCAGCTTCCTGCAGCTGATCGTCCACCTGCCGCTGGTGCTGTTCCTGCTCTGGGCGCTGGCGTTTACGCTGCCCTACACCCCGCCGGTCATGCCGTAG
- a CDS encoding translocation/assembly module TamB domain-containing protein has translation MTDEPVAASPPVVAKRRIGWGRRLAQLVLAIIVLIAGLLVLIDTGPGHRLIANRIATMKPANGLRYRIGRIDGSIYTRARLIDVRIYDSKGLILRAPLAELDWRPWEFVSNRLSINSLTIPRAILAKLPQPTPTGRKTPILPSFDIRIGRLSVERLELAKAVTGTPRIGKLAGQADVRSGRALVDLALDIAASDRLRLRLDAEPDRDRFDVDVRARGAGDGLLATASGIRRPLSVEISGDGRWSAWDGRAVADAGRARIVDLTLGVRAGRYTLGGTLAPSSLLQGKLQRLTARQVRVTGSATFADRRIDGVLALRSAALAMEADGIVDLGTSAFRDLRLRARLLRPAAMFPNMTGRDIELRAILDGEFSTARFDYRLRAARLAFDQTGFEQVVAAGQGRFSKAPVIVPIRLAAARVTGVGDVAGGILRNLSVTGKLAVDARTLVGNDLIVRSDKLNGRIMLTLDLTTGRYEVGISGALQRYLIPGLGLVDVQTRLTAVPIPGGGTRIVGRGMAQVRRLDNGFFRSLTQGLPRIETGLERGNDGILYLRGLRLTSPGLTLTGIGYRRRDGTFHFEGSGRQVTYGPVQLVLDGNISKPTLDLRFASPNATLGLANVVAHLDPTAEGFAYRAQGNSRLGPFTANGRILLPSGGTARIAVDELEVSGTRATGGVDIVAEGFLGRLNVDGGGIAGTIDFAPQGSDQRIDIALDATRARLGVAGSVRRARLEAGVLLADGGTTLDATMTAQGFRRGQLSIPRLAGSAKLVDGVGEVRAAIAGSRGRAFSIQSVTQVTADEYRISAQGTLDRRPLKLETPAVVRREGDGWRLAPTRFSFAGGTATVGGAVGPDTTELALDVTRMPLAVLDIGYPGLGLSGSASGKIAYATRGDTPSGRVDLTIRGLSRSGLVLSSTPIDVGVAAVLDANRAGVRAVMASGGRTIGRAQARLAPLGQGDLATRLGNAPLFAQLRYGGPADTLWRLTGIELFDLSGPVSVGADVTGRLNDPRIRGVLRSSGARIESAITGTVLTGVEAQGRFDGSRLVIDRFAANDGRQGRVTGTGAFEFAAVRGFGIDLSLTADRARLINTDSIGATVTGPIRVRSDGAGGTISGEVRMDGSRYRLGRATATAPIPRLNIREINRPDGDDEASAAVVPWKLDLRARAPGGLIVTGLGLTSEWSADLAITGEPTNPIINGRADLVRGDYEFAGREFQLDRGALRFNGESPADPALDIVANADTQGLNATIRVAGTATRPEISFQSVPALPEDELLSRLLFGTSITNLSAPEALQLAAAVAALQNGEGGLNPINAVRRAAGLDRLRILPADPQTGQGTSVAAGKYLTRRFYAEIVTDGQGYSATRIEFQVTRWLSLLASISTIGRQSTNVRISRDY, from the coding sequence TTGACCGACGAACCCGTCGCAGCGTCGCCGCCGGTCGTGGCGAAGCGCCGTATCGGCTGGGGCCGGCGGCTGGCGCAGCTGGTGTTGGCGATCATCGTCCTGATCGCCGGGCTGCTGGTGCTGATCGACACCGGTCCCGGCCACCGGCTGATCGCGAACCGCATCGCGACGATGAAGCCCGCCAACGGCCTGCGCTATCGCATCGGGCGGATCGACGGGTCGATCTATACCCGCGCACGGCTGATCGACGTGCGGATCTATGATTCCAAGGGCCTGATCCTGCGCGCACCGCTGGCCGAACTCGACTGGCGGCCGTGGGAATTCGTGTCGAACCGGCTGTCGATCAACAGCCTGACCATTCCGCGCGCGATCCTTGCCAAACTGCCGCAGCCGACGCCGACCGGGCGCAAGACGCCGATCCTGCCGAGCTTCGACATTCGCATCGGCCGGCTGAGCGTCGAGCGGCTGGAACTGGCCAAGGCGGTCACCGGCACGCCGCGGATCGGCAAGCTGGCCGGGCAGGCGGATGTCCGCTCGGGCCGGGCGCTGGTCGACCTCGCGCTCGATATCGCCGCCAGCGACCGGTTGCGCCTGCGCCTCGACGCCGAACCGGATCGCGACCGGTTCGACGTCGACGTTCGTGCCCGCGGGGCGGGCGACGGGCTGCTCGCGACGGCCAGCGGTATTCGCCGCCCGTTGTCGGTCGAGATATCGGGCGACGGGCGCTGGTCGGCATGGGACGGGCGGGCGGTCGCCGATGCCGGTCGTGCGCGGATCGTCGACCTGACGCTGGGTGTACGCGCCGGTCGCTATACGCTGGGCGGGACGCTCGCCCCGTCATCGCTATTGCAGGGCAAGCTCCAGCGGTTGACCGCCCGCCAAGTCCGCGTGACCGGCAGCGCGACCTTCGCCGACCGCCGCATCGACGGCGTGCTGGCGTTGCGCAGCGCTGCGCTGGCGATGGAAGCGGACGGCATCGTCGATCTCGGCACCAGCGCGTTCCGCGACCTGCGGCTGCGCGCACGGCTGCTGCGTCCGGCGGCGATGTTCCCGAACATGACCGGGCGCGACATCGAACTGCGCGCGATCCTCGACGGCGAATTCTCGACTGCGCGCTTCGACTATCGCCTGCGTGCGGCCCGACTGGCGTTCGATCAGACCGGGTTCGAACAGGTGGTGGCTGCCGGGCAGGGACGTTTTTCCAAGGCGCCGGTGATCGTGCCGATCCGGCTGGCGGCGGCGCGCGTGACCGGGGTCGGCGATGTTGCGGGCGGTATCCTGCGCAACCTGTCGGTGACCGGCAAGCTCGCGGTCGATGCCCGGACGCTGGTCGGCAACGACCTGATCGTCCGCTCCGACAAACTTAACGGGCGGATCATGCTGACGCTCGACCTGACAACCGGCCGCTACGAGGTCGGGATCAGCGGCGCACTGCAACGCTATCTGATTCCGGGACTGGGGCTGGTCGATGTGCAGACCCGGCTGACGGCGGTGCCGATCCCCGGCGGCGGCACGCGGATCGTCGGCCGCGGCATGGCGCAGGTCCGCCGGCTCGACAACGGCTTCTTCCGCTCGCTGACGCAAGGGTTGCCCCGGATCGAGACCGGGCTGGAGCGCGGCAATGACGGCATCCTCTATCTGCGCGGGTTGCGGCTCACGTCACCCGGCCTGACGCTGACCGGCATCGGCTATCGTCGCCGCGACGGCACCTTCCATTTCGAAGGCAGCGGACGGCAGGTGACCTATGGCCCGGTGCAGCTGGTCCTCGACGGCAATATCTCCAAGCCTACGCTCGACCTGCGCTTCGCCTCGCCCAACGCCACGCTGGGACTGGCGAATGTCGTCGCCCATCTCGATCCGACGGCGGAAGGCTTCGCCTATCGTGCCCAGGGCAACTCGCGGCTCGGGCCGTTCACCGCCAACGGCCGTATCCTGTTGCCGAGCGGCGGCACCGCACGCATCGCGGTCGACGAACTGGAGGTCAGCGGCACCCGCGCCACCGGTGGCGTCGACATCGTCGCGGAAGGGTTCCTTGGCCGGCTGAACGTCGATGGCGGCGGCATTGCCGGCACGATCGACTTCGCGCCGCAGGGCAGCGACCAGCGGATCGACATCGCGCTCGACGCCACGCGCGCGCGCCTCGGCGTCGCCGGATCGGTGCGGCGCGCCCGGCTTGAGGCGGGCGTACTGCTCGCGGATGGCGGCACCACGCTCGACGCGACGATGACCGCGCAAGGGTTCCGGCGTGGCCAGTTGTCGATCCCGCGGCTGGCGGGCAGCGCGAAGCTGGTCGACGGCGTCGGCGAAGTCCGCGCCGCCATCGCCGGCTCGCGCGGTCGCGCCTTCTCGATCCAGAGCGTGACCCAGGTCACCGCCGACGAATATCGCATCAGCGCGCAGGGCACGCTGGACCGCCGGCCGTTGAAGCTCGAAACCCCGGCGGTGGTCCGGCGCGAAGGCGATGGCTGGCGGCTGGCACCGACCCGGTTCAGCTTTGCCGGCGGCACGGCGACGGTCGGTGGCGCGGTCGGGCCGGACACGACCGAACTGGCGCTGGACGTGACGCGCATGCCGCTGGCGGTGCTCGACATCGGCTATCCGGGGCTGGGGCTGAGCGGCAGCGCGTCGGGCAAGATCGCCTATGCCACGCGCGGCGATACCCCCAGCGGCCGGGTCGACCTGACCATCCGGGGCTTGAGCCGGTCGGGGCTGGTGCTGTCGTCGACGCCGATCGACGTCGGCGTGGCGGCAGTGCTCGACGCGAACCGCGCCGGCGTGCGTGCGGTAATGGCCAGCGGCGGCAGGACGATCGGCCGGGCGCAGGCACGCCTCGCGCCGTTGGGGCAGGGCGATCTCGCCACCCGGCTGGGCAATGCGCCGCTCTTCGCGCAGCTACGCTATGGCGGCCCGGCGGACACGCTATGGCGACTGACCGGCATCGAATTGTTCGACCTGTCCGGCCCGGTATCGGTCGGCGCCGACGTGACCGGCCGACTGAACGACCCACGCATCCGGGGCGTGCTCCGTTCCAGCGGCGCGCGCATCGAAAGCGCGATCACCGGCACCGTGCTGACCGGCGTGGAGGCGCAGGGGCGCTTCGACGGATCGCGGCTGGTGATCGATCGCTTCGCGGCGAATGACGGTCGGCAGGGGCGGGTGACCGGCACCGGCGCGTTCGAATTCGCCGCGGTGCGCGGCTTCGGCATCGACCTGTCGCTCACCGCCGACCGCGCGCGGCTCATCAATACCGACTCGATTGGGGCAACCGTCACCGGTCCGATCCGCGTGCGCAGCGACGGCGCGGGCGGCACCATCTCGGGCGAGGTCCGGATGGATGGCAGCCGCTATCGCCTCGGCCGCGCGACCGCCACCGCGCCGATCCCCCGCCTCAACATCCGCGAGATCAACCGCCCCGACGGCGATGACGAGGCGAGCGCGGCGGTGGTGCCGTGGAAGCTCGACCTGCGCGCCCGTGCGCCCGGCGGCCTGATCGTCACCGGCCTGGGTCTCACCAGCGAATGGTCCGCCGACCTCGCCATCACCGGCGAACCGACCAATCCGATCATCAACGGTCGCGCCGATCTGGTCCGCGGCGATTATGAATTTGCCGGGCGGGAGTTTCAGCTTGATCGCGGGGCGTTGCGATTCAACGGCGAAAGCCCGGCCGACCCCGCGCTCGACATCGTCGCCAATGCCGATACGCAGGGGTTGAACGCGACCATTCGTGTTGCCGGCACTGCCACGCGTCCGGAAATAAGTTTCCAGAGCGTGCCGGCGCTGCCTGAGGACGAATTGCTGTCCCGCCTGCTGTTCGGCACCTCGATCACCAACCTGTCGGCACCGGAGGCGTTGCAGCTGGCAGCCGCCGTCGCCGCGCTCCAGAATGGCGAGGGCGGGCTGAACCCGATCAACGCGGTGCGTCGTGCCGCCGGCCTCGATCGCCTGCGCATCCTGCCCGCCGACCCGCAGACCGGACAGGGGACCTCGGTCGCTGCCGGCAAATATCTGACGCGGCGTTTCTATGCGGAGATCGTGACCGACGGGCAGGGCTATTCCGCCACCCGGATCGAGTTTCAGGTCACGCGCTGGCTGTCGCTGCTGGCGTCGATCTCCACCATCGGTCGGCAGAGCACCAACGTCCGCATCTCCCGCGATTATTGA
- a CDS encoding autotransporter assembly complex protein TamA, producing MSSCRLAVLLSAGWLAFAGPMAFAQTPPAAQETPLDPNAPLTDLPDIGVAWPDLSTAPTDPTLATGPQRAGGEYRYNYRITGIDEINNDLFRQRFNELSTLRANEGEPSNAAQIDRRAREDARLLDDLLRNEGYFDARIATSVRPEGDRLIVYLEVEPGQLYRFAQVRTPGIAAAGEKAGDLRTAFGLKPEAPVQGDTVVAAQEKLETTIGREGFPFAKVGDPQITVDHATRTATIEVDVQPGGERRFGRIVARPNRIFDGDHAQNIARFKPGETYDSALVDDLRRAIVQTSLVSQVRLTPVEGQAPGTVDLDLAMEPAPPRTIAGEIGYGTGEGARVEASWTHRNLFPPEGALTLRGVIGTLEQVAAVTFRRNNFHGRDRVLTAQMAATHLVRNAFEANTLSLSGSLERQTNIFFQKTWTWSLGGELVATDERDVIVATGEPRRRTYFIGALPSSLNYDGSDDLLNPTRGFRLGGRISPELSLQGNVFGYTRAQIDASVYRPITGRVVLAARTRIGSILGAPRDAVAPSRRFYAGGGASVRGYGFQDIGPRDPNNDPIGGRSLAEFSLEARVKAFGNFGVVPFLDAGNIYTSTLPRFTGMRYGAGVGVRYYSNFGPIRVDVGTPINPQRGDPRVAVYVSLGQAF from the coding sequence ATGTCGAGCTGCCGGCTAGCCGTGCTGTTGAGCGCCGGATGGCTCGCTTTTGCGGGTCCGATGGCGTTCGCGCAGACCCCGCCGGCCGCGCAGGAAACCCCGCTCGATCCGAATGCGCCGCTGACCGACCTGCCCGATATCGGCGTCGCCTGGCCCGATCTGTCGACCGCGCCGACCGACCCGACGCTCGCCACCGGGCCGCAGCGTGCCGGCGGCGAATATCGCTATAATTACCGCATCACCGGCATTGACGAGATCAACAACGACCTGTTCCGCCAGCGGTTCAACGAACTCTCGACGTTGCGCGCGAACGAAGGCGAACCGTCGAACGCGGCGCAGATCGACCGCCGCGCGCGCGAGGATGCCCGGCTGCTCGACGACCTGCTGCGCAACGAAGGCTATTTCGACGCCCGCATCGCGACCAGCGTCCGGCCCGAAGGCGACCGGCTGATCGTGTATCTGGAGGTGGAGCCGGGCCAGCTCTACCGCTTCGCGCAGGTCCGCACGCCAGGTATTGCGGCGGCGGGCGAGAAGGCCGGCGACCTGCGCACGGCATTCGGCCTCAAACCCGAAGCACCGGTACAGGGCGACACGGTGGTTGCGGCGCAGGAAAAGCTGGAGACGACGATCGGGCGCGAAGGCTTTCCCTTCGCCAAGGTCGGCGATCCGCAGATCACCGTCGACCATGCGACCCGCACCGCGACGATCGAGGTCGACGTGCAGCCGGGCGGCGAGCGGCGGTTCGGGCGGATCGTCGCCCGGCCCAACCGCATCTTCGATGGCGATCATGCGCAGAACATCGCCCGGTTCAAGCCCGGCGAAACCTATGATTCGGCGCTGGTCGACGATCTGCGCCGCGCGATCGTGCAGACCAGCCTCGTCTCGCAGGTGCGGCTGACCCCGGTCGAGGGACAGGCGCCGGGCACGGTCGACCTCGACCTCGCGATGGAGCCGGCGCCGCCGCGCACCATCGCCGGCGAAATCGGCTATGGCACCGGCGAAGGCGCGCGGGTCGAGGCGAGCTGGACCCATCGCAACCTGTTCCCGCCCGAAGGCGCGCTGACGCTGCGCGGCGTGATCGGCACCCTCGAACAGGTGGCGGCGGTCACCTTCCGCCGCAACAATTTCCATGGTCGCGACCGGGTGCTGACCGCGCAGATGGCGGCGACCCACCTGGTGCGCAACGCGTTCGAGGCGAACACGCTGTCGCTGTCGGGCAGCCTCGAGCGACAGACCAACATCTTCTTCCAAAAGACCTGGACCTGGTCGCTGGGCGGGGAACTGGTCGCGACCGACGAACGCGACGTGATCGTCGCGACCGGCGAACCGCGCCGCCGCACCTATTTCATCGGCGCCTTGCCCAGCAGCCTCAACTATGACGGCTCGGACGACCTGCTCAACCCGACGCGCGGCTTCCGCCTGGGCGGGCGGATCAGCCCCGAATTGTCGCTGCAGGGCAATGTGTTCGGCTATACCCGTGCGCAGATCGATGCGAGCGTGTATCGTCCGATCACCGGCCGGGTCGTGCTGGCGGCGCGTACCCGGATCGGGTCGATCCTCGGCGCGCCGCGCGATGCGGTGGCGCCGTCGCGGCGCTTCTATGCCGGCGGCGGCGCGTCGGTGCGCGGCTATGGCTTTCAGGATATCGGTCCGCGCGATCCCAACAACGATCCGATCGGCGGCCGCAGCCTTGCCGAATTCTCGCTGGAGGCGCGGGTCAAGGCGTTCGGCAATTTCGGCGTCGTGCCGTTCCTCGATGCCGGCAACATCTATACCTCGACGCTGCCGCGCTTCACCGGCATGCGCTACGGCGCCGGGGTCGGCGTGCGCTATTACAGCAATTTCGGTCCGATCCGCGTCGATGTCGGGACGCCGATCAACCCGCAGCGTGGCGACCCGCGCGTCGCGGTCTATGTCTCACTGGGGCAGGCATTTTGA
- a CDS encoding S24 family peptidase gives MEMDDVRATIARVAAERGASLSELSRLLGRNPAYMQQFIERGSPRRLSEGDRATLARYLGVSEAALGGPEARELVAVPRVDALASAGPGGLVDDDRGDGAMRIDGALLRQLRVRPGQASVIAVAGDSMLPTLADGDTILVDGGDRRGVSGAIHVVRHDGVLLVKRLARVPNGVELVSDNPAYAPIRVDGTPDIVGRVVWLSRAL, from the coding sequence ATGGAAATGGACGATGTCCGCGCGACGATCGCGCGGGTCGCGGCGGAACGCGGGGCCAGCCTGTCCGAATTGTCGCGCCTGTTGGGGCGCAATCCGGCCTATATGCAGCAGTTCATCGAACGCGGTTCGCCCCGCCGATTGTCGGAGGGCGACCGGGCGACGCTGGCGCGCTACCTAGGCGTGTCGGAGGCGGCGCTGGGCGGCCCGGAGGCGCGCGAACTGGTCGCCGTGCCACGAGTCGACGCACTGGCGTCGGCGGGGCCGGGTGGGCTGGTGGATGACGATCGCGGCGACGGCGCGATGCGGATCGACGGCGCGCTGCTACGCCAGTTGCGGGTGCGCCCGGGACAGGCGTCGGTGATCGCGGTCGCAGGCGATTCGATGCTGCCGACGCTGGCGGATGGCGACACCATCCTGGTCGATGGCGGCGACCGGCGCGGCGTGTCGGGGGCGATCCATGTCGTGCGCCATGACGGGGTGTTGCTGGTCAAGCGGCTGGCGCGGGTGCCGAACGGGGTCGAACTGGTCAGCGACAATCCGGCCTATGCCCCGATCCGGGTCGACGGCACGCCCGATATCGTCGGACGCGTCGTGTGGCTGTCGCGCGCGCTATAG
- a CDS encoding TIGR04063 family PEP-CTERM/XrtA system glycosyltransferase: protein MRVLHILDHGLPLHSGYTFRTRAILTAQMARGWQVAAVTGARQGVTAVAQETVDGIDFHRTVPPRQLPAPLGELAEIRAFSASIDRVVDQFRPDILHAHSPVLDALAALRVARRRKLPLVYEIRAFWEDAAVGNGTGTEGSARYRATRALETWAVRRADGVAVICEGLRRDLVARGIDAGKIMVSPNGVDLTLFGDPPPPDTALAAELGLAGKEVLGYLGSFYDYEGLDTLIAAMPALVAARPNVRLLMVGGGPMEAALRAQAAASSVAHAIHFIGRVPHQEVERYYGLVDLLVYPRKAMRLTDLVTPLKPLEAMAQRRLVAASDVGGHRELIRDGDTGTLFAPDDPAALASRVAALLADRSGWDAMRDRGRAFVEAERNWASNVARYQPLYQRLIAARRPGAVVGDASMVDA from the coding sequence ATGCGAGTCCTTCACATCCTCGACCATGGCCTGCCCCTGCACAGCGGATATACGTTCCGCACGCGGGCGATCCTGACGGCGCAGATGGCGCGCGGGTGGCAGGTCGCCGCCGTCACCGGCGCGCGGCAGGGCGTGACGGCGGTCGCGCAGGAAACGGTGGACGGCATCGATTTCCACCGCACCGTGCCGCCCCGCCAGCTGCCGGCGCCACTCGGCGAACTGGCGGAAATCCGCGCCTTTTCCGCATCGATCGACCGGGTCGTCGACCAGTTTCGCCCCGACATCCTCCACGCTCATTCGCCGGTGCTCGACGCGCTCGCCGCGTTGCGCGTCGCCCGCCGGCGCAAGCTGCCCCTCGTCTACGAAATCCGCGCCTTCTGGGAAGACGCCGCGGTCGGCAACGGCACCGGCACCGAAGGCTCCGCCCGCTACCGTGCGACTCGCGCGCTCGAAACCTGGGCCGTGCGCCGCGCCGATGGCGTCGCGGTGATCTGCGAAGGACTGCGCCGCGATCTGGTCGCGCGGGGGATCGACGCGGGCAAGATCATGGTGTCGCCCAACGGAGTCGACCTGACCCTGTTCGGCGATCCGCCCCCGCCCGACACCGCGCTCGCCGCCGAACTCGGCTTGGCCGGCAAGGAGGTGCTGGGCTATCTCGGCAGCTTCTACGATTATGAAGGGCTCGACACGCTGATCGCCGCCATGCCGGCACTGGTTGCGGCGCGGCCGAACGTCCGGCTGCTGATGGTCGGTGGCGGCCCGATGGAAGCGGCCTTGCGCGCCCAGGCGGCGGCGTCGAGCGTCGCGCACGCCATCCATTTCATCGGCCGCGTGCCGCATCAGGAGGTCGAACGCTATTATGGCCTCGTCGACCTGCTGGTCTATCCGCGCAAGGCGATGCGGCTGACCGATCTCGTCACCCCGCTCAAACCCCTCGAAGCCATGGCACAGCGCCGGCTGGTCGCTGCGTCCGACGTCGGCGGCCATCGCGAACTGATCCGCGACGGCGATACCGGCACGCTGTTCGCACCCGACGATCCCGCCGCGCTGGCGTCGCGCGTCGCCGCGCTGCTCGCCGACCGCTCCGGCTGGGACGCGATGCGCGACCGCGGCCGCGCCTTTGTCGAGGCGGAGCGCAACTGGGCGTCGAACGTCGCGCGCTATCAGCCGCTCTACCAGCGCCTCATCGCCGCACGGCGACCGGGCGCGGTGGTCGGCGATGCATCGATGGTGGACGCATGA
- a CDS encoding helix-turn-helix domain-containing protein: MESKMFAGHAVRRLRRGHALTQAAMAQALGISASYLNLIERNQRPLTATLLVALAERYGFDARTLAASEPGGGAEALRRRLADPMFADLALDRADIAEWLAGAPGGAEAFARAFDRLGSGGAGAPVTADPAAEARATIERWRNHFPDLDAQAEALADELRLAGGDPAAAMADRLRVRHHLSVRLLPVEAMPDRLHRTDLHARQLQLSERLDPASRSFALARALGHAEARGEVDAVVRGAGLSDRTAEQWLRRHLHGYFAAAVMMPYARFLRACEATGYDLALLGRRFGAGFEHVAHRLTTLNRVGARGLSFCLLRLDRAGQVSKRFAGASQSPLVEGAPCPLLGAFDAFARGGESIVQLVEPEEGGRWLTLSRTVTPPGALAGEVRARFVVMLGVAADQAGGLAAARGIDLSAPGMPVGPGCRACTRSDCPQRSAPPAGRAMRLDDREGGLTPFAFAGD; encoded by the coding sequence ATGGAAAGCAAGATGTTCGCCGGCCACGCCGTCCGCCGCCTGCGCCGCGGCCACGCGCTGACCCAGGCGGCGATGGCGCAGGCGCTGGGCATTTCCGCCAGCTATCTCAACCTGATCGAACGCAATCAGCGCCCGCTGACCGCGACGCTGCTGGTGGCGCTTGCCGAACGCTATGGCTTCGATGCCCGCACGCTGGCGGCCAGCGAGCCGGGCGGCGGGGCGGAGGCGCTGCGCCGTCGGCTGGCCGATCCGATGTTCGCCGACCTCGCGCTCGACCGCGCCGATATCGCCGAATGGCTGGCCGGCGCGCCGGGCGGGGCGGAGGCGTTCGCCCGCGCCTTTGACCGGCTGGGCAGCGGCGGGGCGGGGGCGCCGGTCACCGCCGACCCGGCGGCGGAAGCGCGCGCGACGATCGAGCGCTGGCGCAACCATTTCCCCGACCTCGACGCCCAGGCCGAGGCACTGGCCGACGAACTGCGGCTGGCCGGCGGCGATCCGGCGGCGGCGATGGCCGACCGGCTGCGGGTGCGCCATCACCTCTCGGTCCGGCTGCTGCCGGTGGAGGCGATGCCCGACCGGCTGCACCGCACCGACCTCCACGCCCGGCAGCTCCAACTGTCCGAACGGCTCGACCCCGCCTCGCGCAGCTTCGCGCTCGCCCGCGCGCTGGGCCATGCCGAGGCACGGGGCGAGGTCGATGCGGTGGTGCGCGGTGCCGGCCTGTCCGACCGGACCGCCGAACAATGGCTCCGTCGCCACCTCCACGGCTATTTCGCCGCCGCCGTCATGATGCCCTATGCCCGCTTCCTGCGCGCGTGCGAGGCGACCGGCTACGACCTCGCGCTGCTCGGCCGCCGTTTCGGGGCGGGGTTCGAACATGTCGCCCACCGGCTGACCACCCTCAACCGCGTCGGCGCGCGGGGGCTCTCCTTCTGCCTGCTCCGGCTCGACCGGGCGGGGCAGGTGTCGAAGCGCTTCGCCGGCGCCAGCCAGTCGCCGCTGGTCGAGGGGGCACCCTGTCCGCTGCTCGGCGCCTTCGACGCCTTCGCACGCGGCGGGGAGAGCATCGTGCAGCTGGTCGAACCGGAAGAGGGCGGCCGCTGGCTGACCCTGTCGCGCACCGTCACTCCGCCCGGCGCCCTGGCCGGAGAGGTGCGGGCGCGCTTCGTCGTGATGCTGGGGGTCGCCGCCGATCAGGCGGGCGGCCTCGCGGCGGCGCGGGGCATCGACCTGTCGGCGCCGGGCATGCCGGTCGGGCCGGGCTGCCGCGCCTGCACCCGCAGCGACTGCCCGCAACGCTCCGCCCCGCCGGCCGGGCGCGCCATGCGATTGGACGACCGAGAGGGCGGGCTGACCCCCTTCGCCTTTGCCGGCGACTGA